TTAGAGAACTGAAAAATGTAATACAAAGGATGATTGTACTTTCTACTGAAGGAGAAATAACATTGGATAGCCTTCCGGAATACATTCTAGACATTGAAGAAGATAAAATTGAGGTAGCATCAGGTATAAATGATAATGAAGTTTTCAATCAGGAGCAAAATAAATATGATTTGGGGAAAATTGTTGAGAATATAGAAAAAAGCACCATAGCGGAAGTATTGATAACCGTAGGTGGAAATAAACAGAAAGCTGCAAAAATATTGAATTTAAAAAGAAGTACCTTATATTATAAATTAAATCAATATGGTCTTTTAGAAAAGCAAAACCAATAGTGTCAGAAAATTGAATAGTATGTCTGTTTTCTGACATGCAAAATATCACTACAAACCACTACAAAGCTAGTTTAAAGGGTTTAAGTGGTAAAAATGTGTCAGAAAACAGACTCTATTTTTTTTGCCTCAAAAATAATAATGCGTATTGAAAAACCCTATAGGCTAGCAATTCAGTATTCGCAACATCTATAGGCAAAGAATAAAAATGATGAAAAGTTGGCACACTAATTGCGTATATAGTAAATAGAAATAATATGGAGGTGTTTTTATGCCAATGACCTATAAATTTCCTCTTAAGATGCATGTAGGTGCACCTTCAACTGCGATTGTAAAAGAAGGACAAATCGTTAAAAGAGGGGAATGTATTGCAAACCCAGAGGGATGTGGTGCTAAAATTCATTCTAGTATCACTGGAAAAGTAACTAAAATTACAAAAAATGAAATTTTTATTTTAGCGGACGACAATCAAAGTACCGAGTACATAAAAATTAAAAAATGTGGAAAAATAGAAGATACTGCTTATGAAGCAGGTATTGTTGGTGCCGGTGGAGCTGGATTTCCTACTCATATTAAATTAAAAACTCAAATGACAGATGGGTATGTTATTGCTAATTGTGTTGAATGCGAACCTGCATTACATCATAATATAAAAGTTTTAGAAAATAACCCACAAATTGTTATTAAAGGACTAAGGTATGCTATGAGTGCAATAGGAGCTCCAAAGGGCTATATTGCGGTTAAAGCAAAAAATAAAAATGCCATTGCATCACTTAAAAAAGCGCTTTCTGGAGCATCGGATATAGAAGTAAAAGCATTAAGAGATATGTATCCAATGGGTGAGGAAAGGGCGATGATTCATGAAATATTCGAAACTTGGCTTAACCCTGACCAATTACCTTTTGAAGCGAAATGCGTTGTTTTAAATGGAGAAACTTTGGCTAATTTAACAAGAGCCGTAGAAGAAGGAAAACCAGTAATAGATAAAGACGTTACAATAGTTGGAAAACTAAAAGGCGGAAATGAAAGTCATGTTTTCTTACAAGTACCTGTAGGAACTTCAGTTAAAGATTTAATTGAAAAAGCCGGCGGTATTGATGGAGCATATGGCGAAATCATAATTGGCGGACCATATACAGGTAAATCTGAAGATATAGAAAGTGCAGTTGTTACAAAGACTTCAGGTGGTGCGATTGTTACCATGCCACTTCCAAAATATGAAGGACCAATAGGACTATTAGTATGTGCTTGTGCTGCAGATGAAGCGAGACTTAGGGATGTTGCAGAAAAAATGCATTCAAAAGTAGTTGGAGTAGCAACCTGCAAAAATGTAGTTCAAGTAAGATCTTTAAACAAATGCTTAACCCCAGGACATTGTCCAGGTCAAGCAGAAGCTATTCTTTACCTTAAAAAACAAGGTGCAAAAAGAGTATTAATAGCAAATTGCAGTGACTGCTCAAATACAGTAATGTGTATAGCCCCTAAAATGGGGATTCCAGTATACCACCACACAGATCATGTATTTAGAACAATAGATTATCCGCTTACAAGAAGATTACCAATGGAAGAAAAGTAAAAAAAATAAGGAGGTTATTTTT
This DNA window, taken from Clostridium estertheticum, encodes the following:
- the prdC gene encoding proline reductase-associated electron transfer protein PrdC: MPMTYKFPLKMHVGAPSTAIVKEGQIVKRGECIANPEGCGAKIHSSITGKVTKITKNEIFILADDNQSTEYIKIKKCGKIEDTAYEAGIVGAGGAGFPTHIKLKTQMTDGYVIANCVECEPALHHNIKVLENNPQIVIKGLRYAMSAIGAPKGYIAVKAKNKNAIASLKKALSGASDIEVKALRDMYPMGEERAMIHEIFETWLNPDQLPFEAKCVVLNGETLANLTRAVEEGKPVIDKDVTIVGKLKGGNESHVFLQVPVGTSVKDLIEKAGGIDGAYGEIIIGGPYTGKSEDIESAVVTKTSGGAIVTMPLPKYEGPIGLLVCACAADEARLRDVAEKMHSKVVGVATCKNVVQVRSLNKCLTPGHCPGQAEAILYLKKQGAKRVLIANCSDCSNTVMCIAPKMGIPVYHHTDHVFRTIDYPLTRRLPMEEK